From the Kineosporia sp. NBRC 101731 genome, one window contains:
- a CDS encoding NAD(P)/FAD-dependent oxidoreductase, translating to MQKTIAIVGAGLGGLTLARVLQAHGVEATIYEGETSAATRTQGGLLDIHEETGQIALRAAGLHDQFLTLVRPGEDAKRVVDRHGSMLFDVSADPGSARPEVDRGELRQLLIDSLTPGTIRWGHKLASVQHHGKGGHDLTFADGSTTHADIVIGADGAWSKVRPLLTPAEPLYSGTCFIEIALDSSNQNVQASVDAIGSGTLMAVWPGQGIIAHRYADGRVLGYVALNRPEEWMRSIDFGDPSVGLRRVADEFDGWTTLLTAFVTQSIAEPRLRPIYTLPVGLTWDRVPGVTLVGDAAHLMSPFAGEGANLAMYDGADLARELVNQPDIEVALAGYEDRLFERSSDAAGRSARNLEVFFGRGAPQSVVALFDHS from the coding sequence ATGCAGAAGACCATTGCCATTGTCGGAGCGGGGCTGGGCGGGCTGACGCTCGCCCGGGTGCTTCAGGCCCACGGCGTCGAGGCAACCATCTACGAGGGTGAGACGTCGGCGGCGACCCGTACACAAGGCGGCCTGCTCGACATTCACGAAGAGACCGGCCAGATCGCGCTTCGCGCAGCTGGTCTTCATGACCAGTTCCTCACTCTGGTTCGCCCGGGCGAGGATGCCAAGCGTGTGGTCGACCGCCACGGATCGATGCTGTTCGACGTGTCGGCGGACCCCGGCTCAGCCCGTCCTGAGGTGGACCGTGGCGAGCTCAGGCAGCTGCTCATCGACTCGCTGACACCCGGGACGATCAGGTGGGGTCACAAGCTCGCCTCGGTCCAGCACCATGGGAAGGGCGGCCATGACCTCACGTTCGCAGACGGCTCCACCACGCACGCCGATATCGTCATCGGTGCGGACGGTGCCTGGTCGAAGGTGCGTCCGCTGCTCACCCCGGCCGAGCCTCTCTACAGCGGAACCTGCTTCATCGAAATAGCTCTCGACTCAAGCAACCAGAACGTTCAGGCGAGTGTGGACGCGATCGGCAGTGGCACGCTGATGGCGGTCTGGCCGGGCCAGGGGATCATCGCCCATCGCTACGCCGATGGGCGCGTGCTCGGATACGTGGCGCTGAACAGGCCCGAAGAATGGATGAGGTCGATCGACTTCGGCGACCCGTCCGTGGGCCTGCGCCGCGTTGCCGACGAATTCGACGGCTGGACAACGCTACTCACCGCCTTCGTGACACAGTCCATCGCGGAGCCGCGGCTCCGGCCCATCTACACCCTTCCCGTCGGGCTGACCTGGGACAGGGTGCCCGGCGTGACGCTCGTCGGCGATGCCGCACATCTGATGTCGCCCTTCGCCGGCGAGGGCGCGAACCTCGCCATGTACGACGGCGCGGACCTGGCGAGGGAGCTGGTGAACCAACCCGACATCGAGGTCGCGCTCGCCGGGTACGAAGATCGGCTGTTTGAGCGCAGTAGCGACGCAGCCGGTCGCTCGGCGCGGAATCTGGAGGTCTTCTTCGGCCGGGGCGCACCGCAGAGTGTGGTCGCGCTGTTCGATCACTCCTGA
- a CDS encoding FIST N-terminal domain-containing protein — protein sequence MAQLREGLAGRTAAAVLYFASSSYAPEDLAGPMAENFPEAAVLGCSTAGEFTNDEHLTGGISAIALPVEILGRVAAVLGDLTEDPVKGMDRAITELETAWGTPMRDLATASHVGFALIDGLHGDEEMVNERLGNAAPMLDFVGGSAGDDLAFDQTWVAVGDRISHHGVALLLCQTKVAFRVVKTCSLEPSGVTLRITKADLQSRTVQEIDGRPAAQVYAEALGLEESALDASVFLAHPLGLMIDGQAWIRSPQQADGNGGLHFYSQIVEGTEVEMMRGTDLLLDTRKVLDTARQELGGAHSAVLFNCILRRLEMDAKNLHPGFLEGLSGLPTAGFHTYGETWLGHINQTLTGVIFGRP from the coding sequence GTGGCGCAGCTGCGGGAAGGGCTCGCCGGCCGAACGGCCGCCGCGGTGCTGTACTTCGCCTCGTCGAGTTATGCGCCAGAGGATCTTGCCGGGCCGATGGCCGAGAACTTCCCCGAAGCGGCGGTCCTCGGGTGTTCGACCGCCGGCGAGTTCACCAATGACGAGCACCTGACCGGGGGAATTTCGGCTATCGCGCTGCCGGTAGAAATCCTGGGACGCGTCGCGGCCGTTCTCGGGGATCTCACCGAAGATCCGGTGAAGGGCATGGACAGGGCCATCACCGAACTGGAGACGGCGTGGGGTACGCCGATGCGCGATCTGGCGACCGCCTCCCATGTTGGTTTCGCCTTGATCGACGGCCTTCACGGCGACGAGGAGATGGTCAACGAACGGCTGGGAAATGCCGCACCGATGCTGGACTTCGTCGGTGGATCGGCCGGGGACGACCTGGCGTTCGACCAGACCTGGGTCGCGGTCGGCGACCGGATCTCGCACCATGGGGTCGCGCTGCTCCTGTGCCAGACGAAGGTCGCCTTCCGGGTGGTGAAGACCTGTTCGCTGGAGCCCAGCGGGGTAACGCTGAGGATCACCAAGGCGGACCTGCAGTCGCGGACCGTGCAGGAGATCGATGGTCGTCCGGCGGCCCAGGTCTACGCGGAGGCCCTCGGGCTGGAGGAGTCAGCCCTGGATGCCTCGGTCTTCCTGGCCCATCCCCTCGGGCTGATGATCGATGGTCAGGCCTGGATCCGGAGTCCGCAGCAGGCAGACGGCAACGGCGGACTTCACTTCTACTCCCAGATCGTTGAAGGTACCGAAGTCGAGATGATGCGCGGGACCGACCTGCTCCTGGACACGCGGAAGGTGCTGGATACGGCTCGCCAGGAATTGGGCGGGGCGCATTCGGCAGTCTTGTTCAACTGCATCCTGCGACGCCTGGAAATGGATGCGAAGAATCTGCATCCAGGCTTCCTGGAGGGCCTTTCCGGCCTGCCGACCGCTGGGTTCCACACCTACGGGGAGACTTGGCTCGGACACATCAACCAGACCCTCACGGGTGTCATCTTCGGACGACCGTGA
- a CDS encoding DJ-1/PfpI family protein, giving the protein MTETSLQIAVVLFPRVTALDAIGPYEILQRLPGATVTFVGHRRGEVRTENGFLGLSIDQTFEDVVAPDVVVVPGGVGSRALLEDEVALGWLRGAHRTTRFTTSVCTGSLILAAAGLLEGLSATTHWENLDDLAKLGAVPTSDRVVEHLDRRIVTAAGVSSGIDMALRLAELLTDRVTAQAMQLITEYDPQPPFNAGSPAAAGPEVVARAKEIGLLKD; this is encoded by the coding sequence GTGACCGAAACCAGCCTCCAGATCGCCGTCGTCCTCTTCCCCCGCGTCACCGCCCTCGACGCCATCGGGCCCTACGAGATCCTCCAGCGGCTGCCCGGCGCCACCGTGACCTTCGTCGGGCACCGGCGCGGCGAGGTCCGCACCGAGAATGGGTTCCTCGGGCTGAGCATCGACCAGACCTTTGAGGACGTGGTGGCCCCCGATGTCGTGGTGGTCCCCGGAGGCGTCGGTTCCCGGGCACTACTTGAGGACGAGGTTGCGCTCGGCTGGTTGCGTGGGGCACACCGCACCACCCGCTTCACCACCTCGGTGTGCACCGGCTCGCTGATCCTGGCGGCGGCTGGACTGCTGGAGGGTCTGAGCGCCACCACACATTGGGAAAACCTCGACGATCTGGCCAAACTCGGTGCGGTCCCGACCTCGGACCGGGTCGTGGAGCACCTGGACCGCCGCATCGTCACCGCGGCCGGCGTCTCCTCCGGGATCGACATGGCCCTGCGTCTGGCCGAGCTCCTGACCGACCGGGTCACGGCACAAGCCATGCAGCTGATTACCGAGTACGACCCGCAGCCCCCGTTCAACGCGGGCAGTCCGGCCGCGGCCGGGCCGGAGGTCGTGGCCCGGGCCAAAGAGATCGGGCTTCTCAAGGACTGA
- a CDS encoding DJ-1/PfpI family protein, with the protein MGVLVFDDVLLLDVAGPVQVFSEADAGLGRYEIVTVGLAGPVVRTSSGVRLSVDEVAGDGGFDTLIVPGGEGARRLDQELVTTLQRLSERAGRVASVCTGAFLLAEAGILDGREATTHWRHADLLRRAYPKVKVTADAIFVRSGTVFSSAGVTAGIDLALALVEDDHGASAARDVAQEMVMFMRRPGGQSQFSARLALPAEPAGPLRAVLDAVTADPSGPHTVQALARRAGVSARHLHRMFDRELGMTPSRFVEVSRVEAAQQFLLNGVSVSTAARAGGFSSDETMRRAFQRQLGLTPTAYRERFATTRVL; encoded by the coding sequence GTGGGTGTGCTGGTCTTCGACGATGTGTTGCTGCTCGACGTGGCCGGACCGGTGCAGGTCTTCAGCGAGGCCGACGCCGGCCTGGGCCGCTACGAGATCGTCACGGTGGGGCTGGCCGGGCCCGTGGTGCGCACCTCCAGCGGGGTGCGGCTGAGTGTGGACGAGGTGGCCGGCGACGGTGGTTTCGACACGTTGATCGTGCCCGGTGGTGAGGGCGCCCGGCGACTGGATCAGGAACTGGTGACGACGCTGCAGCGCCTGAGTGAGCGGGCCGGGCGGGTGGCGTCGGTCTGCACGGGCGCGTTCCTGCTGGCCGAGGCCGGAATCCTGGACGGACGCGAGGCGACGACGCACTGGCGTCACGCGGACCTGCTGCGACGTGCCTATCCGAAGGTAAAAGTCACGGCGGACGCCATTTTCGTGCGCTCGGGCACGGTGTTCAGTTCGGCCGGAGTGACCGCGGGGATCGATCTGGCCCTGGCCCTGGTCGAGGACGACCACGGCGCTTCGGCCGCCCGCGACGTGGCCCAGGAAATGGTGATGTTCATGCGGCGGCCCGGCGGGCAGTCCCAGTTCTCGGCCCGTCTGGCCCTGCCCGCCGAACCGGCCGGGCCCCTGCGCGCCGTGCTCGACGCCGTCACCGCCGACCCGTCCGGGCCGCACACCGTGCAGGCCCTGGCCCGGCGGGCCGGAGTGTCCGCGCGGCACCTGCACCGGATGTTCGATCGGGAGCTGGGCATGACCCCGAGCCGGTTCGTCGAGGTCAGCCGGGTCGAAGCCGCCCAGCAATTCCTGCTGAACGGCGTCTCGGTGAGCACCGCCGCCCGGGCCGGCGGGTTCAGCAGCGACGAGACGATGCGCCGGGCCTTCCAGCGCCAACTCGGGCTGACCCCCACCGCCTACCGCGAGCGCTTCGCGACCACCCGCGTCCTCTGA
- a CDS encoding methyl-accepting chemotaxis protein gives MSSASSTAAHPASPSRSSGRLRDLSVKTKIVAPILVMSLVAVGVGAVSLQRMSAMNTRIHALQEQRLTGVQQLNDLNHQLAQMYRAQFLYQVTKANGDATSASDTWIPASEAADTALDAALAEYQSVAGTSSGRGDQIKQISTAAQQYRTLRDVIVFGQAPPSGFEMPDDLGKAFGGAETQLNDGVVALATLETKASQEATAQADADFRNARIAVVLSLLLGLVLAVSLATAVLRRLLQQVGALSGSLARLAEGDLSQEADVTSRDELGRMASMANEAIRAFRGMLTTLVNQAETVSNSASRLNDVTGRIGEGARLANERAGVVSSASEDVSTNVQTLAAGAEEMGASIGEIARNAQLAADVAGTAVARAQSTNATISKLGESSAEIGNVVKAITQIAEQTNLLALNATIEAARAGDAGKGFAVVAEEVKQLAQETARATEDIARRVEAIQADTGDAVTAISEIGAVIAQINDFQTTIAAAVEEQSATTTTMSRSVGDAAAGASGIAGNIASVAEATRTTTATLTEADAAVQQLDQVAGQLRSAVGRFRLK, from the coding sequence GTGTCGTCTGCGTCCAGCACCGCTGCTCATCCCGCGTCACCCTCACGCAGCTCCGGTCGGCTGAGGGACCTCAGCGTCAAGACCAAAATCGTCGCGCCGATCCTGGTCATGTCTCTGGTCGCGGTCGGGGTTGGAGCGGTGTCACTTCAGCGGATGAGCGCGATGAACACCCGGATCCACGCGCTGCAGGAGCAGCGGCTGACCGGTGTGCAGCAACTGAACGACCTCAACCACCAGCTAGCCCAAATGTACCGAGCCCAGTTCCTCTACCAGGTAACGAAAGCCAACGGAGACGCCACGTCGGCCTCGGACACCTGGATCCCCGCGAGCGAGGCCGCCGACACGGCCCTGGACGCCGCTCTGGCTGAGTACCAATCGGTCGCCGGAACCAGCAGCGGCCGGGGCGACCAGATCAAGCAGATCAGCACGGCTGCGCAGCAGTACCGAACCCTGCGTGACGTGATCGTCTTCGGGCAGGCGCCTCCCAGTGGGTTCGAGATGCCCGACGATCTGGGCAAGGCGTTCGGTGGGGCCGAGACGCAGCTGAACGATGGTGTGGTCGCCCTGGCCACGCTGGAGACCAAGGCATCACAGGAAGCCACGGCCCAGGCCGACGCCGATTTCCGCAACGCCCGGATCGCCGTCGTCCTCTCCTTGCTGCTCGGGCTCGTGCTGGCCGTGTCTCTGGCCACCGCCGTACTGCGGCGGCTGCTGCAGCAGGTGGGTGCGTTGTCCGGTTCATTGGCCCGGCTGGCCGAGGGTGACCTGTCCCAGGAAGCAGACGTCACCTCACGCGACGAGCTGGGGCGGATGGCCTCGATGGCGAATGAAGCCATCCGCGCCTTCCGCGGCATGCTGACCACACTCGTCAACCAGGCCGAGACGGTATCTAACAGCGCATCCCGGCTGAATGACGTGACCGGCCGGATCGGGGAAGGCGCGCGACTGGCCAACGAGCGGGCCGGAGTGGTCAGCTCCGCGTCCGAGGACGTGTCGACGAACGTCCAGACGCTTGCGGCCGGAGCAGAGGAAATGGGCGCATCGATCGGGGAGATTGCCCGTAACGCGCAGCTGGCGGCGGACGTCGCAGGCACCGCGGTGGCCCGCGCCCAGAGCACGAACGCAACCATCAGCAAGCTGGGTGAGTCTTCTGCCGAGATCGGCAACGTGGTGAAGGCCATCACCCAGATCGCCGAGCAGACCAACCTTCTGGCGCTGAACGCAACGATCGAGGCGGCCCGGGCCGGCGACGCCGGCAAGGGTTTCGCGGTGGTGGCCGAGGAAGTCAAGCAGCTGGCCCAGGAGACGGCCCGGGCCACCGAGGACATTGCCCGCCGGGTGGAGGCGATTCAGGCCGATACCGGCGATGCAGTCACCGCGATCAGTGAGATCGGCGCGGTGATCGCGCAGATCAACGACTTCCAGACCACCATCGCCGCGGCGGTCGAGGAGCAGAGCGCGACCACCACGACCATGAGCCGCAGTGTCGGCGACGCGGCCGCGGGGGCCAGTGGGATCGCGGGCAACATCGCTTCGGTCGCAGAGGCAACCCGTACCACCACGGCGACCCTGACCGAGGCCGACGCTGCTGTTCAGCAGCTTGATCAGGTGGCCGGCCAGCTGAGGAGCGCGGTGGGGCGCTTCCGGCTGAAGTAG
- a CDS encoding PGPGW domain-containing protein, producing MGREHHADVDRIGLFAVNVPGSGALKSIALQIVGWALVLVGIAALVLPGPGLLALFAGLAVLATQYEWAERRLEPVRKAALRTAADGVASPLRIAASVLGIACLMGIGVVWGLHPATPQWWPLDDRWWLPGGWGAGASLIFSGLIAAATVVYSYVNFREIQEDEAQEDALENSSRTDGSHR from the coding sequence GTGGGCCGTGAACACCATGCCGACGTCGACCGGATCGGGCTGTTCGCTGTGAACGTCCCCGGCTCCGGAGCGCTCAAGAGCATTGCCCTGCAGATCGTGGGCTGGGCTCTGGTGCTGGTGGGGATCGCCGCCCTCGTCCTTCCCGGCCCCGGCCTGCTGGCCCTGTTCGCCGGTCTGGCGGTGCTGGCCACGCAGTACGAGTGGGCCGAACGCCGGCTGGAGCCGGTGCGGAAGGCAGCCCTGCGCACTGCTGCTGACGGTGTCGCCAGCCCGTTGCGCATCGCCGCCTCGGTGCTGGGCATCGCGTGCCTGATGGGCATCGGCGTCGTGTGGGGTCTGCACCCGGCGACGCCGCAGTGGTGGCCGCTGGATGATCGGTGGTGGCTGCCCGGTGGCTGGGGCGCCGGTGCTTCGCTGATCTTCTCGGGGCTGATCGCGGCGGCCACGGTCGTCTACTCGTACGTTAATTTCCGTGAGATCCAGGAGGACGAGGCGCAGGAGGACGCGCTCGAGAACTCCTCCCGGACCGACGGAAGCCACCGCTGA
- a CDS encoding cytochrome P450 — translation MSALTDVDIEAETELRRPTAVITADIKANAIEAFGELAARGPVLRVTLSNGLDAWAVLSYDAARAALTHPALLHDATPAEKALDAVGYTMHKVGQGIAGSMLMSDPPDHTRLRRLVAPTFSPRRTQLLADRVHEITADLLDAMGPAGEADLVEAFTAPLPITVICELLGVPVQERAAFRQWTNDMLDLPSEKQRTGAASLYGYLSGLVDRKQAEPGDDLLSDLIAQHNNEDGRLSRQELIGTAVLLVVAGHDTTVNLMGNALVALFRRPDQAQILREQPELIPGAVEEFLRLDSSVELATLRYAAEDLELAGVPIRRGDVIAVYLGQANRGAPQNDEGNPDVLDVTRPSARHIAFGHGIHHCLGAPLARMETTIALGALLQRFPDLELTAGPDSVQWIPSGMMRGPISLPVRFTPVG, via the coding sequence ATGAGTGCGCTGACCGACGTCGACATCGAAGCTGAGACCGAACTGCGCCGCCCGACCGCCGTGATCACGGCCGACATCAAGGCGAACGCCATCGAGGCCTTCGGTGAGCTGGCAGCCCGCGGACCCGTCTTACGCGTCACCCTCAGCAACGGCCTCGACGCCTGGGCCGTGCTCTCCTACGACGCGGCCCGCGCCGCACTGACCCACCCGGCGTTGCTGCACGACGCGACCCCGGCCGAGAAGGCGCTCGACGCCGTCGGATACACCATGCACAAGGTCGGGCAGGGCATCGCCGGCTCGATGCTGATGTCCGACCCGCCCGACCACACCCGCCTGCGCCGCCTGGTGGCCCCGACGTTCAGCCCGCGCCGCACCCAGCTGCTGGCCGACCGCGTGCACGAGATCACCGCCGACCTGCTCGACGCGATGGGCCCGGCCGGTGAGGCCGACCTGGTCGAGGCGTTCACCGCGCCCCTGCCCATCACCGTGATCTGCGAGCTGCTCGGCGTTCCGGTGCAGGAGCGGGCGGCCTTCCGGCAGTGGACGAACGACATGCTCGACCTGCCCTCGGAGAAACAGCGCACCGGCGCCGCCAGCCTCTACGGCTACCTGTCCGGCCTGGTGGATCGTAAGCAGGCTGAACCGGGCGACGACCTGCTGTCCGACCTGATCGCGCAGCACAACAACGAGGACGGGCGGCTCTCGCGCCAGGAGCTGATCGGCACCGCCGTCCTGCTCGTGGTCGCCGGGCACGACACGACCGTCAACCTGATGGGCAATGCCCTGGTGGCGCTGTTCCGCCGGCCCGACCAGGCCCAGATCCTGCGGGAGCAGCCCGAGCTGATCCCCGGCGCGGTCGAGGAGTTCCTGCGTCTGGACTCCTCCGTCGAACTGGCCACGCTGCGCTACGCGGCCGAAGACCTCGAACTGGCCGGAGTTCCCATCCGCCGAGGTGACGTGATCGCGGTCTATCTGGGCCAGGCCAACCGTGGGGCCCCGCAGAACGACGAAGGCAACCCCGACGTCCTCGATGTGACCCGGCCCAGTGCCCGCCACATCGCCTTCGGCCACGGCATTCACCACTGCCTGGGCGCGCCCCTGGCCCGGATGGAGACAACGATCGCCCTGGGCGCCCTGCTGCAGCGTTTCCCCGACCTCGAGCTGACGGCCGGCCCGGACAGCGTGCAGTGGATCCCGTCGGGCATGATGCGCGGGCCGATCTCGCTGCCCGTGCGGTTCACGCCAGTGGGATAA
- the lexA gene encoding transcriptional repressor LexA: MDTSILNDRQRQILAVIQKSAVRYGYSPSTREIADAVGLASTSTVSRHLRRLEELGFLRRGRSTRPVDVRMFLAADEGPRARSEPGTIGVPVLGDIAAGTPILAQELSDEMLSLPRDLVGKGTLFALRVRGDSMIEAAICDGDIVVVKQQPEAYNGEIVAALIDDEATVKVFRRKDGHVILEPRNPAYADIDGDHATILGKVVSVLRRT; this comes from the coding sequence ATGGACACGTCGATACTGAACGACCGGCAGCGCCAGATCCTGGCCGTGATCCAGAAGTCGGCGGTGCGGTACGGCTACTCCCCCTCGACCCGGGAGATCGCCGACGCGGTCGGGCTGGCCTCCACCTCGACGGTCAGCCGGCACCTGCGTCGGCTGGAGGAGCTGGGGTTCCTGCGCCGCGGGCGCTCCACCCGCCCGGTCGACGTCCGGATGTTCCTGGCGGCGGACGAGGGGCCGCGCGCCCGTTCCGAGCCCGGCACGATCGGCGTCCCGGTGCTGGGCGACATCGCCGCGGGCACACCGATCCTGGCCCAGGAGCTCTCCGACGAGATGCTCTCCCTGCCCCGTGACCTGGTCGGCAAAGGCACCTTGTTCGCGCTGCGGGTGCGCGGTGACTCGATGATCGAGGCGGCTATCTGCGACGGTGACATCGTGGTGGTCAAGCAGCAGCCCGAGGCCTACAACGGTGAGATCGTCGCGGCCCTGATCGACGACGAGGCCACCGTCAAGGTGTTCCGCCGCAAGGACGGTCACGTGATCCTGGAACCCCGTAACCCGGCCTACGCCGACATCGACGGTGACCACGCGACCATCCTCGGCAAGGTCGTCTCGGTGCTGCGCCGCACCTGA
- a CDS encoding acyl-CoA dehydrogenase family protein translates to MTDTIRHVPPEPVSPEVVPETLEADFYGFQADLTPLEQEKAVQIRAFLEREVRPIANDYWDRAEFPHQIIQPIADLGLFGMQIAETAQFENSSVFRGWVALEIGRVDASTATFVGVQSGLSMNAIALGGSPQQRETWLPPMSRGELIGAFALTEPLSGSDSARGLRTTAERRGDTWVLNGAKRWIGNATFADVVVVWARDVADHQVKGFLVRRGTAGFTSSKIQGKQALRIVQNADIELVDVEVAEADRLPEIRSFDDVATVLRLTRAGVAWQATGVAIGAYEAALQYTAHREQFGKSLVSYQLVQDRLAQCLGNITACIALCMQVSRMEDEDRQSHAHAALAKAFTTTRMREVVAWCRELLGGNGITLEGGVARYFADAEALYSLEGTRDMSNLIVGRDITGVSAFV, encoded by the coding sequence ATGACTGACACGATCCGCCATGTCCCACCGGAACCGGTTTCGCCAGAAGTTGTTCCGGAAACGCTGGAGGCCGACTTCTACGGCTTCCAGGCCGACCTGACCCCGCTGGAGCAGGAGAAGGCCGTGCAGATCCGGGCCTTCCTGGAGCGCGAGGTGCGCCCGATCGCGAACGACTACTGGGACCGCGCCGAGTTCCCGCACCAGATCATCCAGCCCATCGCCGATCTGGGTCTCTTCGGGATGCAGATCGCCGAGACGGCCCAGTTCGAGAACAGTTCCGTGTTCCGCGGCTGGGTCGCGCTGGAGATCGGGCGGGTGGACGCCTCGACGGCTACGTTCGTGGGGGTGCAGAGCGGCCTGTCGATGAACGCGATCGCCCTGGGCGGTTCACCGCAGCAGCGCGAGACGTGGCTGCCGCCGATGAGCCGCGGTGAGCTGATCGGCGCGTTCGCCCTGACCGAGCCGCTGTCGGGCTCCGACTCGGCCCGCGGCCTGCGCACCACTGCCGAGCGTCGCGGTGACACCTGGGTGCTCAACGGGGCCAAGCGATGGATCGGTAACGCGACCTTTGCGGACGTCGTGGTCGTCTGGGCGCGCGATGTCGCCGACCACCAGGTCAAGGGTTTCTTGGTGAGACGAGGCACGGCAGGCTTTACCTCGTCCAAAATTCAGGGAAAACAGGCGCTGCGCATCGTGCAGAACGCTGACATCGAACTGGTGGACGTCGAGGTCGCGGAGGCCGACCGGCTGCCGGAGATCCGTTCGTTCGATGACGTCGCGACCGTGCTGCGCCTGACCCGCGCCGGCGTCGCCTGGCAGGCGACCGGGGTGGCGATCGGGGCCTACGAGGCGGCTCTGCAGTACACCGCGCACCGGGAGCAGTTCGGAAAGTCCCTGGTGTCGTACCAGCTCGTGCAGGACCGGCTGGCCCAGTGCCTGGGCAACATCACTGCCTGCATCGCCTTGTGCATGCAGGTGTCGCGAATGGAGGACGAGGACCGCCAGAGTCACGCCCACGCGGCCCTGGCCAAGGCGTTCACCACCACCCGCATGCGGGAGGTGGTGGCCTGGTGCCGGGAACTGCTGGGCGGCAACGGGATCACGCTGGAAGGGGGAGTGGCCCGGTACTTCGCCGACGCCGAGGCGCTCTACTCGCTGGAGGGCACGCGCGACATGAGCAACCTGATCGTGGGCCGCGACATCACCGGAGTATCGGCCTTCGTATAA
- a CDS encoding QsdR family transcriptional regulator has translation MPKAATSFAEGPPGSHGTPLALIGTAGAPSWLSQRLDSGEHPDSVAAFRLARETFVAGQRIDMGRLATTLGIDRTSLFRWVGNRDSLLSEVLWSLAVPTLSQADQAHAHLKGADRVVAVLTAFAEDLISADYFRTFLRREPARALRLLTTNESEIQRRYVAVVEHLVRVEMGEHPFGTAINPADLAYLLVRISESHTYADLITGEMPSSGRVRAAFAFVMRSGG, from the coding sequence ATGCCGAAGGCCGCCACGTCATTCGCCGAGGGACCACCCGGATCGCACGGCACCCCGCTGGCCCTGATCGGGACGGCCGGCGCGCCGTCCTGGCTGTCGCAGCGCCTGGACAGCGGCGAGCACCCCGACTCGGTCGCAGCGTTCCGCCTGGCCCGCGAGACGTTCGTCGCCGGACAGCGCATCGACATGGGCCGCCTGGCAACCACTCTGGGCATCGACCGCACCTCCCTGTTCCGCTGGGTGGGCAACCGCGACAGCCTGCTGTCGGAGGTGCTCTGGTCGCTGGCCGTCCCCACTTTGTCGCAGGCCGATCAGGCACACGCGCACCTGAAGGGTGCCGACCGGGTCGTCGCGGTCCTGACGGCGTTCGCCGAAGACCTGATCTCGGCCGACTACTTCCGCACCTTCCTGCGCCGTGAACCCGCCCGCGCCCTGCGCCTGCTGACCACCAACGAGAGCGAGATCCAGCGACGTTACGTCGCGGTGGTCGAGCACCTGGTGCGCGTGGAGATGGGCGAGCACCCGTTCGGGACGGCCATCAACCCGGCCGACCTCGCGTACCTGCTGGTCCGGATCTCGGAGTCGCACACCTACGCCGACCTGATCACCGGGGAGATGCCCAGCAGTGGACGCGTACGGGCAGCGTTCGCGTTCGTGATGCGGTCAGGTGGATGA
- a CDS encoding thioesterase family protein, translating to MNDYGHHGLFPTRWNDNDQYAHVNNAVYYEAMDTTINTWLIAAGLVPGGGTEIAICVSSACEYRAPISFPDVMRVGLRAGRLGTSSVTWELAIHRQQAGKEDTEPAATGRFVHVFVDAKNRRPVPIPAHLRAAIERDLLAR from the coding sequence ATGAACGACTACGGCCACCACGGCCTCTTCCCGACCCGCTGGAACGACAACGACCAGTACGCCCACGTGAACAACGCCGTCTACTACGAAGCGATGGACACCACGATCAACACCTGGCTGATCGCAGCCGGCCTGGTCCCGGGTGGTGGCACGGAGATCGCCATCTGCGTATCGTCGGCCTGCGAGTACCGCGCCCCGATCTCCTTCCCGGACGTCATGCGCGTGGGCCTGCGCGCGGGACGCCTGGGCACCAGCAGCGTCACCTGGGAACTGGCCATCCACCGCCAGCAGGCAGGCAAGGAAGACACCGAGCCGGCGGCGACAGGCCGCTTCGTCCATGTCTTCGTCGACGCGAAAAACCGCCGCCCCGTACCGATCCCCGCCCACCTACGAGCTGCGATCGAACGGGACCTCCTCGCCCGATAA